The Orenia marismortui DSM 5156 genome window below encodes:
- a CDS encoding LysR family transcriptional regulator has translation MKINYELYKVFYYVAKHLSFSKAADELFISQSAVSQSIKSLEKELSTSLFIRSTKKVSLSKEGEILLKHIEPALNLIKNGERNIQEINSFEKGEIHIGANDTISKDFLLPYLQRFHQLYPQIHIQITNRTSSTCVELLKQGAVDLIITNLPNNKITDFMEVTEIFTFKDIFISGYDFKQLKGQDIELKDLADYPILMLEKKTTTRRFFDELMDKFEVEITPEVELGSIDLLIEMAKIGLGISFVPDYCIDKTNKELFQLDIKEELPKRKLAVVTNKNIPFSIASKKFMELMLS, from the coding sequence ATGAAGATTAACTATGAATTATATAAAGTGTTTTATTATGTAGCAAAACATCTTAGTTTTTCAAAGGCTGCTGATGAACTATTCATATCCCAATCTGCTGTCAGCCAAAGTATTAAATCTTTAGAGAAAGAATTGAGTACATCTTTATTCATCAGAAGTACAAAAAAGGTCAGCCTTAGTAAAGAAGGTGAGATTTTATTAAAGCATATTGAACCTGCTCTTAACTTAATTAAAAATGGTGAGCGAAATATCCAAGAGATTAATTCTTTTGAAAAGGGAGAAATACATATCGGTGCTAATGATACTATTTCTAAAGATTTTTTATTACCTTATTTACAGAGATTTCATCAACTTTATCCTCAAATTCATATTCAAATTACTAATAGAACCTCTAGCACTTGTGTAGAACTATTAAAACAAGGGGCTGTTGATTTAATAATTACTAATCTCCCTAATAATAAGATTACAGATTTTATGGAGGTTACTGAGATTTTCACTTTTAAAGATATCTTTATCAGCGGATATGATTTCAAACAGCTTAAAGGACAAGACATTGAACTTAAAGACTTAGCTGATTATCCTATTCTAATGTTAGAAAAGAAGACAACTACTAGAAGATTTTTTGATGAATTAATGGATAAATTTGAAGTTGAGATTACTCCAGAGGTAGAGTTAGGAAGCATTGACCTTTTGATTGAAATGGCAAAGATAGGACTGGGAATCTCCTTTGTTCCTGATTATTGTATTGATAAAACTAATAAAGAATTATTTCAATTAGATATAAAAGAAGAACTGCCAAAGCGAAAGTTGGCAGTTGTAACTAATAAGAATATTCCCTTTTCTATTGCAAGTAAGAAGTTTATGGAATTAATGCTTAGCTAA
- a CDS encoding sugar ABC transporter permease, which translates to MKAQTSINTGPNSNKARNSAILSTFIMGAGQIYNGQYIKGALFLLYYLAFWLQSPAYFMKNIKGLITLGTTPGKDHSLFILIYGIVSAVLLLVVIGIHIFNIIDAYRNGKILDNGEEVPSFRESLKNFWEIGFPYAAMSPGMIFLFIATIFPLIFTVSLAFTNYDLYHSPPGNLVDWVGIGNFKSILTLASWRRTFVGVFTWTVIWAITNTFLIFGLGLFLAVVLNHKSIKGRNILRTILMVPYAIPAFISTLIWRGLLNYNFGQVNKILASMGLGKVPWLQDAMWAKVAVILVNLWLSFPFAMALCSGVIQSISDTLYEAAEVDGATPWQKFTRITLPLVLRQIAPLMIMQFAFHFNNMGIIYLLNDGNPAVFGNQGGAGGTDILISWVYKLTMDKLKYNYAAAISIIIFFIVAGFSVYQFRRTNSFKEEELM; encoded by the coding sequence GTGAAGGCACAAACTAGTATTAATACAGGGCCAAATAGTAATAAAGCTAGAAATAGTGCTATATTGTCTACCTTTATTATGGGAGCAGGTCAGATATATAATGGACAATACATAAAAGGAGCTTTATTTCTTCTTTATTATCTTGCATTTTGGCTGCAATCACCAGCTTATTTTATGAAAAATATTAAAGGTTTAATTACTTTAGGAACAACACCTGGAAAAGACCACTCATTATTTATACTAATCTATGGTATTGTATCTGCAGTTTTATTATTAGTGGTTATAGGTATTCATATCTTTAATATTATTGATGCTTATAGAAATGGTAAAATTTTAGATAATGGTGAAGAGGTTCCTAGTTTTAGAGAGTCTCTTAAGAATTTTTGGGAAATAGGATTTCCATATGCTGCAATGAGTCCAGGGATGATTTTCTTATTTATTGCTACTATATTCCCATTAATCTTTACAGTATCATTAGCTTTTACTAATTATGATTTATATCATTCTCCTCCAGGAAACTTAGTTGATTGGGTTGGGATAGGTAACTTTAAAAGTATTTTAACATTAGCTAGTTGGAGAAGAACTTTTGTTGGTGTATTTACATGGACAGTTATTTGGGCTATTACCAATACTTTTCTAATTTTTGGTTTAGGACTATTTTTAGCTGTTGTATTAAATCACAAATCAATAAAAGGAAGAAATATATTAAGAACAATTTTGATGGTTCCTTATGCAATTCCAGCATTTATTTCTACTTTGATTTGGAGAGGGCTATTAAATTACAACTTTGGTCAAGTTAATAAGATATTAGCTTCTATGGGTCTTGGGAAAGTTCCCTGGCTACAAGATGCTATGTGGGCGAAGGTTGCAGTGATTTTGGTTAATTTATGGTTATCCTTCCCATTTGCTATGGCTTTATGTTCAGGAGTAATTCAAAGTATTTCTGATACTTTATATGAGGCTGCTGAGGTAGATGGTGCTACTCCATGGCAGAAGTTTACAAGAATAACATTACCATTGGTATTAAGACAAATTGCTCCACTGATGATTATGCAATTTGCTTTCCATTTTAACAATATGGGAATTATATACCTGTTAAATGATGGTAATCCAGCTGTCTTTGGTAATCAAGGTGGTGCTGGAGGAACAGATATCTTGATTTCTTGGGTTTATAAGTTAACAATGGATAAATTAAAATATAATTATGCTGCTGCTATTTCTATTATAATATTCTTCATAGTAGCTGGATTTAGTGTTTACCAATTTAGAAGAACAAATTCCTTTAAAGAAGAGGAGTTGATGTAA
- a CDS encoding extracellular solute-binding protein translates to MKKRLLVLTLVMALAIGVITPAAVAAKELKVWVSTGPETEWMNRVAKIYEEKTGIKIKVESVAELDQAQRLSLDGPSGKGADIVGWPHDKLGRSVIQGLLEPIESYFPKGYFKENYLENAIDALTYEGKIYGLPYAYQSVALVYNKDLMPKPAKNFEDFIAQAKEITDPSKNQYGFLFRPDDFYFTAGFFLGYGAYIFGENPDGTVDVTDVGLGNEGAIKAAKFLKRFRDEGLVPKGIDGNTLKGLFSEGKVGAIITGDWDLKDFEEAGVNYGVAPLPKLPNGKYPKTFVTAKGFYMSKFSKDKEAAADFLKFITNAKMSMDHYKEANIFVPHKEVASSERIMNDRDLLPFIIQARRGVPMPNVPEMMSVWSPANNAMVFVLDGKAEAEMIMPMTVDMIVEGIMQMR, encoded by the coding sequence ATGAAAAAGAGATTATTAGTATTAACACTTGTTATGGCACTTGCTATAGGAGTAATTACTCCAGCTGCAGTTGCTGCAAAAGAATTAAAAGTATGGGTAAGTACTGGACCTGAAACAGAATGGATGAATAGGGTTGCTAAGATTTATGAAGAGAAGACAGGTATTAAAATTAAGGTTGAAAGTGTTGCTGAACTTGACCAAGCTCAAAGATTATCACTAGATGGACCATCTGGAAAAGGTGCTGATATAGTAGGATGGCCTCATGATAAATTAGGTAGATCTGTAATTCAAGGATTATTAGAACCAATTGAAAGTTATTTTCCAAAAGGTTATTTTAAAGAAAATTACTTAGAAAATGCTATTGATGCATTGACTTATGAAGGTAAAATCTATGGATTACCTTATGCATATCAAAGTGTGGCTTTAGTTTATAATAAAGATCTAATGCCAAAACCAGCTAAAAACTTTGAAGATTTTATAGCTCAAGCTAAAGAAATAACTGATCCAAGTAAGAATCAATATGGCTTCTTATTCAGACCAGATGACTTTTACTTTACTGCTGGTTTCTTCTTAGGATATGGAGCTTATATCTTTGGAGAAAATCCTGATGGAACAGTTGATGTTACTGATGTTGGTTTAGGTAATGAAGGTGCTATTAAAGCAGCTAAATTCTTAAAAAGATTTAGAGATGAAGGCTTAGTACCAAAAGGTATTGATGGTAATACTCTAAAAGGATTGTTCTCAGAAGGTAAGGTTGGAGCTATTATTACAGGAGACTGGGATCTAAAAGATTTTGAAGAAGCTGGAGTGAATTATGGTGTTGCTCCATTGCCAAAATTACCAAATGGGAAATATCCAAAAACTTTCGTAACTGCAAAAGGTTTTTATATGAGTAAGTTTTCTAAAGATAAAGAAGCTGCAGCAGATTTTCTTAAATTCATAACTAATGCTAAAATGAGTATGGATCACTATAAAGAAGCTAATATTTTTGTTCCTCATAAAGAGGTTGCTTCTAGTGAAAGAATTATGAATGATAGAGATCTTCTACCATTTATTATTCAAGCTAGACGTGGAGTACCAATGCCAAATGTACCTGAAATGATGAGTGTTTGGTCTCCTGCTAACAATGCTATGGTTTTTGTTTTAGATGGAAAAGCAGAGGCAGAAATGATAATGCCAATGACTGTTGATATGATAGTAGAAGGTATTATGCAAATGAGATAA
- a CDS encoding thymidine kinase, with amino-acid sequence MHGYYGCVNTGWLELVTGVMFSGKSSELIRRIERAVIAKQEVLVFKPSIDNRYSDTEIATHNGITIKAQIVDNISQIRRIIKEESQQKEIDVVAIDEGQFFSNDIISLADELAEDGYRVIIAGLDTDFAGRGFGPIPELMARAEYVSKLHAVCVKCSNPATRNQRLIDGKPASINDPIVVVGADEKYEPRCRACHQLKKG; translated from the coding sequence ATGCATGGGTATTATGGATGTGTCAATACAGGTTGGCTAGAACTAGTTACAGGAGTTATGTTTTCTGGAAAGAGTAGCGAGTTAATTAGAAGAATAGAAAGAGCTGTTATTGCTAAACAAGAGGTATTAGTCTTTAAACCAAGCATAGATAATAGGTATAGTGATACCGAAATAGCAACACATAATGGGATTACTATAAAAGCTCAGATTGTTGATAATATTAGTCAGATTAGAAGAATAATAAAAGAGGAGAGTCAGCAAAAGGAGATAGATGTAGTAGCTATTGATGAAGGACAATTCTTTTCAAATGATATTATTTCATTAGCAGATGAATTGGCTGAAGATGGTTATCGGGTTATTATAGCTGGACTAGATACTGATTTTGCTGGAAGGGGTTTTGGGCCTATTCCAGAATTAATGGCAAGAGCAGAATATGTTAGCAAATTACATGCAGTTTGTGTTAAATGCTCTAATCCAGCTACTAGAAATCAAAGGTTAATTGACGGAAAACCGGCAAGTATTAATGATCCAATTGTAGTAGTAGGTGCTGATGAGAAGTATGAGCCTCGTTGTCGTGCTTGCCACCAATTAAAGAAAGGTTAG
- a CDS encoding ferritin-like domain-containing protein produces the protein MEFVVENKLGSTKGTELEKVVDGQFKGETQETGLYLAMARQAQREGYPEIAEVLKRIAIEEAEHAARFAELNAKISASTKENIEKMLQGEQGANKMKNKAAVTAAEENLAAANDVFNESAKDEARHAAMLKGMLDRYFG, from the coding sequence ATGGAATTTGTTGTTGAGAATAAGTTAGGAAGTACTAAAGGGACAGAGTTGGAAAAAGTGGTAGACGGACAATTTAAAGGAGAAACTCAAGAAACAGGTCTATATTTAGCTATGGCAAGACAGGCTCAAAGAGAAGGGTATCCAGAGATAGCAGAAGTATTAAAAAGAATTGCGATTGAAGAGGCTGAACATGCAGCTAGATTTGCTGAATTAAATGCTAAAATTTCTGCTTCTACTAAAGAGAATATCGAAAAGATGTTACAAGGAGAGCAAGGAGCTAATAAAATGAAGAATAAAGCTGCTGTAACTGCAGCAGAAGAAAATTTAGCTGCAGCTAATGATGTCTTTAATGAGTCTGCTAAAGATGAAGCTAGACATGCTGCTATGTTAAAGGGTATGTTAGATAGATATTTTGGATAA
- a CDS encoding phosphoribosylformylglycinamidine synthase, translating into MPQIRRVYVEKKEGYNVEAKQLLADFKESLQLENLEDVRIVNRYDISKISEEAYQQACNTILSEPTVDNLAEEELELSESETTFGVEYLPGQYDQRADSAEQCIQILNNDEKPIVRAARLIVLKGDLTAEEVEKIKEYYINPVDSREADLAKPETLEMKYEVPTEVETIEGFIEADEAGIEDLLVELGLAMSKEDLLHTQNYFRDTEKRNPTITEIRLLDTYWSDHCRHTTFLTKIEGVEIEEGKYTKPIAEAYAEYLAGRERVYQGKDKDICLMDIALMGMKELRKDGKLEDLEISEEVNAASIIVPVDVDGEEEEWLVMFKNETHNHPTEIEPFGGAATCLGGAIRDPLSGRSYVYQAMRITGSGDPRTSIEDTIPGKLPQKKIAQEASHGYSSYGNQIGLATGMVQEIYDERYLAKHMEIGAVVAAAPKENVVRGSAEPGDIIILLGGQTGRDGCGGATGSSKAHTEESIEECGAEVQKGNPPTERKIQRLFRNPKVSKMIKVCNDFGAGGVSVAIGELADALEINLDAVPKKYAGLDGTELAISESQERMAVVVDQENVEEFIELSETENLEATVVAEVKGHRRLIMNWQGKDIVNISRDFLDTNGATQSTKVVVKNPQEEENYFETAAKTRLTADKGLKSKWLDNLSDINVCSQKGLVEKFDSSIGAGTVLMPFGGKYQLTPTQSMVAKIPMLKGDTSTGTIMSHGYNSKLSTWSPFHGALYAVIESVAKVVATGGSYDKIRFTFQEYFERLNNDYAKWGKPFSALLGAYHAQKRFALPAIGGKDSMSGSFNDIDVPPTLVSFAVDTVDVNNVISPEFKNADSKVVYIPVAKDEAEMPDFDKLIEAYNTITNLIKEDKILAAQAITLGGIAEAVTKMSFGNKIGVTFQDKIKEDKLFSPDYGAIILEVKAGGDLAELFGKVEYEVLGVTSVEETIKVNGLDLAIDEAITAWEAPLEKVYRTKTEEETKDYEFTPYNAKEVYKPKVKVAKPKVLIPVFPGTNCEYDTAKQFEQAGAEVETLVFKNLKPQQIEESIDAMAEAINSSQIVSLVGGFSAGDEPEGSGKFIATVFRNPKIKEAVMNLLNNRDGLMLGICNGFQALIKLGLVPYGEIRELIEEAPTLTYNTIGRHVSCMTNTKIVSNKSPWFANVEVGDTHSIPVSHGEGRFVASKEVVKELFANGQVATQYVDFAGKPSSDIAFNPNGSVYAIEGITSPDGRVLGKMGHSERIGTNVSKNIIAKKDQMLFKAGVEYFKK; encoded by the coding sequence ATGCCACAAATCAGAAGAGTCTATGTCGAGAAGAAAGAAGGGTATAATGTAGAAGCTAAGCAATTATTAGCTGATTTTAAGGAGAGCTTACAGCTAGAGAATTTAGAGGATGTTAGAATCGTCAATAGATATGATATCTCTAAGATATCAGAAGAAGCTTATCAGCAAGCCTGTAACACAATCTTATCAGAGCCAACAGTAGATAATTTAGCAGAAGAAGAATTAGAGTTATCTGAATCAGAAACTACTTTTGGAGTAGAGTATTTACCAGGACAATATGACCAGAGAGCAGATTCAGCAGAGCAGTGTATACAGATATTAAATAACGATGAAAAGCCGATTGTTAGAGCGGCAAGATTAATTGTCTTAAAGGGAGATTTAACAGCAGAAGAGGTAGAGAAGATTAAAGAGTATTATATCAACCCTGTAGATTCAAGAGAGGCAGATTTAGCAAAGCCAGAAACTCTAGAGATGAAATATGAAGTGCCAACAGAAGTAGAGACTATTGAAGGGTTTATTGAAGCCGATGAAGCAGGTATAGAGGATTTATTAGTAGAATTAGGACTAGCTATGAGTAAAGAGGATTTACTTCATACTCAGAACTACTTTAGAGATACAGAGAAGAGAAATCCTACAATTACAGAGATAAGATTATTAGATACCTATTGGTCTGACCACTGTCGCCATACAACCTTCTTAACTAAGATAGAAGGTGTAGAGATAGAAGAGGGAAAATATACTAAGCCAATTGCTGAGGCTTATGCAGAGTATTTGGCAGGAAGAGAAAGAGTATATCAAGGTAAAGATAAAGATATCTGTTTGATGGATATTGCCTTAATGGGGATGAAAGAGCTAAGAAAAGATGGTAAGCTAGAAGACTTAGAGATATCTGAGGAGGTTAATGCAGCTAGTATTATAGTTCCTGTAGATGTAGATGGAGAAGAAGAGGAATGGTTAGTAATGTTCAAAAATGAAACCCATAACCATCCTACAGAGATTGAGCCTTTTGGTGGAGCAGCAACCTGCTTAGGTGGAGCTATTCGTGATCCATTATCAGGTCGTTCTTATGTTTATCAAGCTATGAGAATTACAGGAAGTGGAGATCCAAGAACTTCAATAGAAGATACAATCCCAGGTAAATTACCACAAAAGAAGATAGCTCAAGAAGCATCTCATGGTTATAGCTCTTATGGAAATCAGATCGGATTAGCGACAGGGATGGTACAGGAGATTTATGATGAAAGATATCTAGCTAAGCATATGGAGATAGGTGCAGTAGTGGCAGCAGCGCCTAAAGAGAATGTAGTTAGAGGAAGTGCAGAGCCAGGAGATATCATTATCTTGTTAGGTGGACAGACTGGTCGTGATGGTTGTGGTGGTGCAACAGGTTCATCAAAAGCCCATACAGAAGAATCAATTGAAGAGTGCGGAGCAGAAGTACAGAAAGGTAACCCACCTACAGAAAGAAAGATACAGAGATTATTTAGAAATCCTAAGGTAAGTAAGATGATTAAGGTCTGCAATGACTTTGGTGCTGGTGGAGTATCAGTAGCAATCGGTGAACTAGCAGATGCTTTAGAGATTAATCTAGATGCTGTACCTAAAAAATATGCAGGATTAGATGGAACTGAATTAGCTATCTCTGAATCTCAAGAACGGATGGCTGTAGTAGTAGATCAAGAGAATGTAGAGGAATTTATCGAGTTATCAGAGACAGAGAACTTAGAAGCAACAGTTGTAGCAGAGGTCAAAGGTCATAGAAGATTAATCATGAACTGGCAAGGTAAGGATATAGTCAATATCAGTAGAGACTTCTTAGATACTAATGGTGCTACTCAAAGCACTAAAGTAGTAGTTAAGAATCCTCAAGAGGAAGAAAACTACTTTGAAACAGCAGCTAAAACTAGATTAACAGCAGATAAAGGTTTAAAATCAAAATGGCTAGATAATCTATCAGATATCAATGTATGTAGCCAAAAGGGATTGGTAGAGAAGTTCGATAGCTCAATTGGAGCAGGAACTGTCTTAATGCCCTTTGGAGGAAAGTATCAATTAACACCTACTCAAAGTATGGTAGCGAAGATTCCTATGTTAAAGGGTGATACAAGTACAGGAACTATTATGAGCCACGGTTATAATTCAAAATTATCGACTTGGAGTCCTTTCCATGGAGCATTATATGCAGTAATTGAATCGGTGGCAAAGGTAGTAGCTACAGGTGGAAGCTATGATAAGATAAGATTTACCTTCCAAGAGTACTTTGAAAGATTAAATAATGATTATGCTAAATGGGGTAAACCTTTTAGTGCATTATTAGGTGCTTATCATGCACAGAAGAGATTTGCTTTGCCAGCTATTGGTGGTAAGGATAGTATGTCAGGAAGCTTTAATGATATTGATGTACCACCTACCTTAGTATCTTTTGCAGTAGATACAGTAGATGTTAACAATGTTATCTCACCAGAGTTTAAAAATGCTGATAGTAAGGTAGTTTATATACCAGTAGCCAAAGATGAAGCTGAAATGCCTGATTTTGATAAATTAATAGAAGCATATAATACAATAACAAATTTAATTAAAGAAGATAAAATCTTAGCAGCCCAAGCGATAACCTTAGGTGGTATTGCAGAAGCGGTAACGAAGATGAGCTTTGGTAATAAGATAGGTGTTACTTTCCAAGATAAAATTAAAGAAGATAAACTATTTAGTCCAGATTATGGAGCAATTATCTTAGAAGTAAAAGCGGGAGGAGATTTAGCAGAGTTATTTGGAAAAGTAGAGTATGAAGTTTTAGGAGTAACAAGTGTAGAAGAAACTATCAAAGTTAATGGTCTAGATTTAGCTATTGATGAAGCTATAACTGCTTGGGAAGCTCCTTTAGAGAAGGTATATCGAACTAAAACAGAAGAAGAGACTAAAGATTATGAATTTACGCCATACAATGCTAAAGAGGTTTATAAACCGAAGGTTAAGGTAGCTAAGCCTAAGGTATTAATCCCGGTCTTCCCAGGAACAAACTGTGAGTATGATACAGCAAAACAATTTGAACAAGCAGGAGCAGAGGTAGAGACCTTAGTATTTAAGAACTTAAAGCCTCAGCAGATAGAAGAGTCAATAGATGCTATGGCAGAAGCAATCAATAGTTCTCAAATAGTATCATTAGTAGGAGGCTTTAGTGCTGGAGATGAGCCTGAAGGTTCAGGTAAATTTATAGCAACAGTCTTTAGAAATCCTAAGATTAAAGAAGCAGTCATGAATCTATTAAATAATAGAGATGGATTAATGCTAGGGATCTGTAATGGTTTCCAAGCTTTAATTAAGCTAGGATTAGTGCCTTATGGAGAGATACGAGAATTGATAGAAGAGGCACCGACACTGACTTATAATACAATCGGTCGCCATGTATCCTGTATGACTAATACCAAAATAGTATCAAATAAATCACCATGGTTTGCTAATGTAGAGGTAGGAGATACACACTCAATTCCTGTATCCCATGGGGAAGGACGCTTTGTAGCAAGTAAAGAGGTTGTAAAAGAGTTATTTGCTAATGGACAGGTAGCTACCCAATATGTAGATTTTGCTGGTAAGCCAAGCTCAGATATAGCCTTCAACCCTAACGGTTCAGTTTATGCCATTGAAGGTATTACCAGCCCTGATGGTCGTGTTCTAGGTAAGATGGGACACTCAGAACGGATCGGTACTAATGTATCGAAGAATATAATTGCTAAGAAAGATCAGATGTTATTTAAAGCAGGAGTAGAGTATTTTAAAAAGTAA
- a CDS encoding sugar ABC transporter permease: MSKKTQQKMGLFFCYAVIFVAIIAVIYPTVWIIGSALNPANSLYSSRIIPENASLKNFKELLTSEQYKFKYWYWNSIKIGALNSFFSVILTALTAYIFSKTRFWGRKYGLMTFLIIQMFPGMMSMVAIYVLLNMFGLLDTHTGILIVYLGGAVPFSTWMIKGYFDTIPSSLVEAATIDGASRFRIFWQIMLPLAKPMLAVVAMLNFINPFNDFLLAQLILRSPEKQTLAVGLYQMISAQFSNDWTLFSAGAVLAAVPIMIFVLSMQKYFVGGLSAGATKG, encoded by the coding sequence GTGAGCAAGAAAACTCAGCAGAAAATGGGGTTATTTTTCTGTTATGCGGTTATATTTGTAGCTATCATAGCGGTTATTTATCCAACAGTGTGGATAATTGGATCAGCTCTTAACCCAGCTAATAGTTTATACAGTTCTAGAATTATTCCTGAAAATGCAAGTTTAAAGAACTTTAAAGAATTATTGACTAGTGAACAATATAAATTTAAATATTGGTATTGGAATAGTATTAAGATTGGTGCACTTAATTCATTCTTTTCAGTAATTTTAACAGCACTTACAGCTTATATTTTCTCTAAGACTAGATTTTGGGGAAGAAAGTATGGATTAATGACCTTCCTAATCATACAGATGTTTCCTGGGATGATGTCAATGGTAGCAATTTATGTATTGTTGAATATGTTTGGTCTATTAGACACACATACAGGGATACTAATTGTATATCTTGGGGGAGCTGTACCATTTTCTACATGGATGATTAAAGGATATTTTGATACAATTCCTTCAAGCCTTGTAGAAGCTGCTACAATTGATGGTGCTAGCCGTTTTAGAATCTTTTGGCAGATAATGTTGCCGTTAGCTAAGCCTATGTTAGCTGTAGTAGCAATGCTTAACTTTATCAATCCTTTTAATGACTTCTTATTAGCTCAACTTATTTTGAGAAGTCCAGAAAAACAGACTTTGGCAGTAGGATTATACCAAATGATTAGTGCTCAGTTTTCTAATGACTGGACATTATTCTCTGCTGGTGCTGTATTAGCTGCTGTACCAATTATGATCTTTGTTCTTTCCATGCAGAAGTATTTTGTTGGTGGACTTTCTGCTGGAGCTACAAAAGGGTAG
- a CDS encoding patatin-like phospholipase family protein, with protein MVEINKLKINLSLSGGGVKGIAHVGGIKALEDKQIQISGIAGTSAGAIIATLYGAGYSCSELKEILFEEKFARFKDRFSLSRLVKKFGLYKGDNFFRWIKEKLEVKGIRNFRDFNKDVIVVASNVSNKRSEIFSRQKTPYVSVAKAVRMSMSIPVFYMPYKYLSSLYVDGGVMNNLPLKVFNKSKLPNLGFVLYQDEKKTDSINGFIDYLSALVEMIMTLNERHQIELSRSHLISIPTGDIKAIDFSLSRKEKEWLYQSGYTNVEKSLLTFKDRRLRKSIFKFQDLNNIKSTPTELREFASEMVDYIIEKVDVDSFDTIVTSSNDDHYLFSYFVASKMNKKFTTINPYRNNLDYNYSYINKEERVIILNFKHKNKELLEIIKKVEEEGIEIIDSFSFINDKKNKCELCNCLNAHYSYYII; from the coding sequence GTGGTTGAAATAAATAAATTAAAGATTAACCTTTCATTAAGTGGTGGAGGAGTTAAGGGGATAGCACATGTAGGTGGAATTAAGGCTTTAGAGGATAAGCAGATTCAAATATCAGGAATTGCAGGGACTTCAGCAGGGGCAATTATAGCTACACTTTATGGTGCTGGTTATAGTTGTAGTGAGTTAAAAGAGATTTTATTTGAAGAGAAATTTGCGAGATTCAAAGATAGATTTTCCTTAAGTCGGTTAGTAAAAAAATTTGGTTTATATAAGGGAGATAATTTTTTTAGATGGATTAAAGAAAAATTAGAAGTAAAAGGAATTAGAAACTTTAGGGACTTTAATAAAGACGTAATAGTAGTGGCTTCAAATGTTAGTAATAAAAGAAGTGAGATCTTCTCTAGGCAGAAAACCCCCTATGTTTCTGTAGCTAAAGCAGTAAGAATGTCTATGAGTATACCTGTGTTTTATATGCCTTATAAATACCTATCTAGTTTATATGTTGATGGAGGAGTAATGAATAATCTTCCTTTAAAAGTATTTAATAAATCAAAATTGCCTAATTTAGGTTTTGTTTTATATCAGGATGAGAAAAAAACAGATAGTATCAATGGTTTTATTGATTACTTATCTGCGCTAGTAGAAATGATAATGACATTAAATGAGCGCCATCAAATTGAACTATCTCGATCACATCTTATATCTATTCCTACAGGTGATATTAAAGCAATAGACTTCTCTTTATCTAGAAAAGAGAAGGAATGGCTATATCAGTCAGGATATACTAATGTAGAAAAGAGTTTGTTAACCTTTAAGGATAGAAGATTAAGAAAAAGTATATTTAAATTTCAAGATTTGAATAATATAAAATCTACTCCTACTGAATTAAGAGAATTTGCTAGTGAAATGGTTGATTATATTATAGAGAAAGTAGATGTTGATTCTTTTGATACTATTGTAACTTCAAGTAATGATGATCACTATTTGTTTTCCTATTTTGTTGCTTCAAAAATGAATAAAAAGTTTACTACTATTAATCCATATCGAAATAATCTAGATTATAATTATAGTTATATTAATAAAGAAGAAAGGGTTATTATTCTTAATTTTAAGCATAAAAATAAAGAATTATTGGAGATAATAAAAAAGGTAGAAGAAGAAGGTATAGAAATTATAGATTCCTTCTCATTTATCAATGATAAAAAAAATAAATGTGAATTATGTAATTGTCTTAATGCTCATTATTCTTATTATATAATTTAA